The following coding sequences are from one Coleofasciculus sp. FACHB-1120 window:
- a CDS encoding GAF domain-containing protein translates to MSLSDNTQTMPQEIDQASLLHGITNRIRRSLELPEILSSTVTEIRSLLATDRVMIYRFHADGSGEVIAEAIDNNRLPSLIGLNFPADDIPPHAREMFLKARQRSIVDVYQGLIGLSSLDCAETGAALNVEDVRYRPVDSCHIEYLTAMGVKSSLVVPILYHDARTQETQPELWGLLVSHHAESRSVSEQELQIVQLVADQVSIAIAQSTLLELACAQATREARINRVATLLHALPTIQLSEALAETVAAFQGSGGRIYIAAENLRQASLFVCGDQPMLGAIGKDRPLEEHPVWQEYVKLQDPACNPIKAVTDLYKQPHLRVIAPAFRTTQIRGILIVPLQYRQQGLGYLCIFRNEIDTETLWAGNFDSDQRQLQPRNSFEAWRELKRGQAQAWTPEEIELAQALGHHFSMAIEQYLLYLQVQSLNTNLEHQIQERTAQLQQSLDFAKVLKEVTDQIRSTLDLEKILQSIVQEVRKLLSTDRVVIYQFTRSLQGEVVVEAVTGSWNSILGEIYEDKCFPQEYASAYQQGRVRAIDNVAESDLHPCHIEFLLKIQVQANLVVPIKMGEQLWGLLVAHECQAPREWKTAEIDLLQQLANEAAIAIQQAELYQKSRTAAVTATAQTRRIEQAAEQQKALFRVVTKIRDSLNLDTILKATVTEVRQLLNTDRVGIFRFDPESNWEAGEFVSEDVRDGFVSALTLKICDRCFGEQYAQQYHQGRIQVVADIYDAGLTDCHLQLLSLFQIRANLVVPLLKGDVLWGLLCIHQCSQTRHWEAPSIDFATQVAAQLGVALQQAELLTQTQHQAEQLAFALQELQQTQTQLIQTEKMSSLGQLVAGVAHEVNNPVNFIYGNLIHVGDYVKDLLDLLHLYQERYPQIDPEVAKQAEAIDLEFIAEDLPKMLSSMKVGADRIRQLVLSLRNFSRLDQAEMKRVDIHEGLDSTLLILQHRLKGKGKAPSIEVVKAYGDLPLVECYAGQLNQVFMNVLSNAIDALEQQNDWDQTSFLMATGEAAGSVQHTSGTDAVLTQSEVNTSPSQITIRTFLKEEAKRIKDEKINDEKDTIKQETDSSIQPFIDHPAHVVIQIIDNGPGMPEAVQAQIFNPFFTTKPVGKGTGLGLSISYQIVVEKHGGVFKCSCQPEKGTEFWIEIPVHPQS, encoded by the coding sequence ATGAGCTTAAGTGATAATACGCAAACAATGCCGCAAGAAATAGACCAAGCAAGCTTATTACACGGAATCACGAATCGGATTCGACGATCGCTGGAATTGCCTGAAATTTTGTCATCAACAGTCACTGAAATTCGCTCATTGCTTGCAACCGACCGCGTGATGATTTATCGGTTTCATGCTGATGGCAGTGGAGAAGTGATTGCTGAAGCAATTGATAACAATCGCCTCCCATCCTTAATCGGGCTAAATTTTCCGGCTGATGACATTCCTCCCCACGCCCGTGAGATGTTTCTGAAGGCTCGTCAGCGCTCAATTGTCGATGTTTACCAAGGCTTAATTGGTCTGAGTTCCTTGGATTGCGCCGAGACGGGTGCTGCTTTGAACGTGGAAGATGTTCGCTATCGCCCAGTCGATTCCTGCCATATTGAATATCTCACGGCAATGGGAGTCAAATCTTCCCTAGTGGTGCCGATTCTGTATCATGATGCTCGCACGCAGGAGACACAGCCGGAACTATGGGGTTTATTAGTCTCTCATCATGCTGAATCGCGTTCGGTTTCGGAACAAGAACTGCAAATCGTGCAGTTAGTAGCGGATCAAGTTTCAATTGCGATCGCTCAATCCACCTTGCTGGAACTCGCCTGCGCCCAAGCAACGCGGGAAGCTCGGATTAACCGAGTCGCCACCCTGCTCCATGCGCTGCCTACGATTCAGCTTTCTGAAGCCCTTGCGGAAACGGTTGCCGCCTTTCAAGGTTCTGGTGGCAGAATTTACATCGCAGCTGAAAACCTACGTCAGGCAAGCCTATTTGTCTGCGGCGATCAACCCATGCTAGGAGCCATCGGCAAAGATCGTCCCCTTGAAGAGCATCCCGTTTGGCAAGAATATGTAAAGTTACAAGATCCTGCCTGCAATCCCATCAAGGCAGTGACGGATCTCTATAAACAACCTCATCTGCGAGTCATCGCGCCAGCATTCCGCACGACTCAGATTCGTGGCATCCTGATTGTGCCCCTTCAGTATCGACAACAGGGTCTGGGATACTTGTGCATTTTCCGCAATGAAATTGACACGGAAACTTTGTGGGCTGGAAATTTTGACTCGGATCAGCGACAACTGCAACCCCGTAACTCCTTTGAGGCATGGAGGGAACTGAAACGAGGCCAAGCACAAGCGTGGACACCGGAAGAAATTGAACTCGCTCAAGCCTTGGGTCATCACTTCTCAATGGCGATTGAGCAGTATCTACTGTACTTGCAAGTGCAGTCTCTAAATACCAACCTCGAACATCAAATTCAAGAGCGAACCGCTCAGCTGCAACAGTCCTTAGATTTTGCAAAAGTCCTCAAGGAAGTCACAGACCAAATTCGCAGCACTCTGGATTTAGAGAAGATCCTCCAAAGCATTGTGCAAGAAGTCAGGAAACTGCTAAGCACAGACCGAGTGGTAATTTACCAGTTCACCAGAAGTTTGCAAGGGGAGGTGGTTGTAGAAGCGGTGACAGGCAGTTGGAACTCAATTCTGGGAGAGATATATGAAGATAAATGCTTTCCTCAGGAGTACGCCTCTGCTTACCAGCAGGGAAGGGTTCGAGCAATTGATAACGTAGCTGAATCAGATTTGCATCCCTGTCATATAGAGTTTTTACTAAAAATTCAGGTTCAAGCCAACTTAGTTGTCCCAATTAAAATGGGAGAACAGCTATGGGGGCTACTCGTTGCCCATGAGTGCCAAGCTCCTAGGGAATGGAAGACTGCTGAAATTGATTTGCTGCAACAGCTGGCAAATGAAGCCGCGATCGCAATTCAACAAGCCGAACTCTACCAAAAAAGTCGCACTGCTGCTGTCACCGCCACCGCCCAAACTCGTCGCATCGAGCAAGCAGCGGAACAACAAAAAGCACTATTTAGAGTAGTTACTAAAATTCGAGACTCTCTGAACCTCGACACCATCCTCAAAGCAACCGTGACTGAAGTTCGGCAACTGCTTAACACCGATCGAGTCGGCATTTTTCGGTTCGATCCGGAGTCGAACTGGGAAGCTGGAGAGTTTGTCTCTGAGGATGTTCGAGATGGTTTTGTCTCGGCTTTAACCCTGAAAATCTGCGATCGCTGCTTTGGAGAACAATACGCTCAGCAGTATCATCAAGGTCGGATTCAGGTGGTTGCTGACATTTACGATGCAGGCTTAACAGATTGTCACCTCCAACTTCTCTCCCTATTTCAAATTCGAGCTAACTTAGTGGTGCCACTGCTCAAAGGAGACGTTCTTTGGGGATTGCTTTGTATTCATCAATGCTCCCAAACGCGACACTGGGAAGCCCCGTCTATTGATTTTGCTACCCAGGTTGCCGCTCAACTCGGCGTCGCGCTACAGCAAGCCGAATTACTCACTCAAACCCAACACCAAGCAGAACAACTCGCTTTTGCCCTCCAAGAATTACAGCAAACCCAAACCCAACTGATTCAGACAGAAAAAATGTCGAGTTTGGGACAACTAGTGGCAGGCGTGGCTCACGAAGTCAACAATCCGGTTAATTTTATTTACGGTAATCTCATTCACGTTGGCGACTACGTAAAAGATTTGCTCGATCTGTTACATCTCTACCAGGAGCGTTATCCCCAGATCGATCCGGAGGTTGCTAAGCAGGCAGAAGCAATCGATTTGGAATTCATTGCTGAAGACTTGCCCAAAATGCTGTCGTCGATGAAGGTGGGGGCTGACAGAATCCGTCAACTGGTACTGTCTCTGCGGAATTTCTCTCGCCTTGACCAAGCCGAGATGAAACGGGTGGATATCCATGAGGGTTTAGACAGCACGCTGTTAATCTTGCAACATCGACTCAAAGGGAAGGGCAAGGCTCCCAGTATTGAAGTTGTCAAGGCTTATGGCGATCTGCCCTTAGTTGAGTGCTATGCCGGTCAGCTCAATCAAGTGTTTATGAATGTCCTTAGCAATGCGATTGACGCGCTGGAGCAGCAAAACGACTGGGATCAAACTTCCTTCCTGATGGCAACTGGAGAAGCTGCTGGTTCTGTGCAGCACACCAGTGGGACAGATGCCGTCCTCACCCAATCGGAAGTTAATACTTCACCCAGTCAGATTACTATCCGCACCTTTTTGAAAGAGGAAGCAAAAAGAATAAAAGATGAAAAAATTAACGATGAAAAAGACACGATAAAGCAGGAAACAGATTCTTCCATTCAGCCTTTTATCGATCATCCTGCTCATGTGGTAATTCAAATTATTGACAATGGCCCTGGTATGCCAGAGGCGGTGCAGGCGCAAATCTTCAATCCTTTTTTCACAACCAAGCCGGTTGGTAAAGGCACTGGTTTAGGACTGTCAATTAGCTATCAAATTGTGGTGGAAAAACATGGCGGCGTCTTTAAGTGTTCTTGTCAACCAGAGAAGGGTACTGAGTTTTGGATTGAAATTCCCGTTCACCCACAAAGTTGA
- the frr gene encoding ribosome recycling factor, translated as MKLADVESHMQKTIEATQRSFNTIRTGRANASLLDRVSVEYYGAPTPLKSLASINTPDSSTITIQPFDRGSMNLIEKAISLSDVGLTPSNDGSVIRLNIPPLTTERRKELAKIAAKYAEEGRVSVRNIRRDAVDSIRKQEKNSEVSEDEARDLQEKVQKLTDKYIAKVDELLAEKEKDITTV; from the coding sequence GTGAAATTAGCTGATGTTGAAAGTCATATGCAAAAGACAATTGAGGCAACTCAACGGTCTTTTAATACAATTCGGACGGGACGGGCGAACGCCTCCCTCCTCGACCGGGTGTCGGTGGAATACTATGGTGCCCCCACCCCTCTGAAGTCTCTGGCAAGTATCAATACACCAGATTCTAGTACGATTACCATTCAGCCGTTTGATCGCGGCAGCATGAATCTGATCGAAAAAGCGATTTCTTTATCAGATGTCGGTTTAACTCCGAGCAATGATGGCTCAGTCATTCGCTTGAATATTCCCCCCCTAACCACCGAGCGTCGTAAAGAACTGGCGAAAATCGCTGCCAAGTATGCTGAAGAAGGTAGAGTTTCTGTTCGCAATATCCGCCGCGACGCCGTAGACTCAATTCGCAAGCAAGAAAAAAATAGTGAAGTCTCTGAGGATGAAGCGCGAGACTTGCAGGAAAAAGTTCAAAAGCTAACTGACAAGTACATTGCCAAGGTTGATGAGCTGTTAGCCGAGAAAGAGAAAGATATCACGACCGTTTAA
- a CDS encoding tetratricopeptide repeat protein, whose amino-acid sequence MIVVAGCLSFLTLSCQKSEADAKKYVDSGNALAQQGKLNEAIADYNKAVEINPKDAESYNKLGTILVNQKKFSEASDAFQKAIASNPKNIELYHKLGFVQVQEKKLEEASATFKKAIEIDPKNAKSYNDLGFIQVNQNKLPEAAANFKKSIEIDPKNARSYNDLGVALGAQGESKLPEATEAFKKAIEIDPKSADSHYFLGVALVKQGKLNEGVAALKKTTEIAPKAAPAYFGLGVALNQQGKKSESIAAMKKARDLFKEAGQTQQAEQIDQGLKALEKQ is encoded by the coding sequence ATGATTGTAGTAGCGGGATGCTTAAGCTTCCTGACACTAAGTTGTCAAAAATCAGAGGCTGACGCTAAAAAGTATGTTGACTCAGGAAATGCTTTAGCTCAGCAAGGCAAATTAAACGAAGCGATCGCTGATTACAACAAAGCCGTTGAGATTAATCCCAAGGATGCAGAAAGTTACAATAAATTAGGAACTATTCTGGTCAATCAAAAGAAATTCTCTGAAGCAAGTGATGCTTTTCAAAAGGCAATTGCAAGTAATCCTAAAAATATCGAACTATATCATAAATTAGGATTTGTTCAGGTTCAAGAAAAGAAACTGGAAGAAGCATCTGCCACTTTTAAAAAGGCAATTGAAATTGACCCGAAAAATGCCAAATCCTATAATGACTTAGGATTTATTCAGGTCAATCAAAACAAATTACCTGAAGCCGCTGCAAACTTCAAAAAATCAATTGAAATTGACCCGAAAAATGCAAGGTCATACAATGATTTGGGAGTTGCTTTAGGTGCCCAAGGTGAAAGTAAATTACCCGAAGCAACCGAGGCTTTCAAGAAAGCAATTGAAATCGACCCAAAAAGTGCAGATTCACACTATTTCTTAGGGGTTGCCTTGGTCAAACAAGGAAAGTTAAATGAGGGAGTCGCAGCTCTCAAAAAGACAACCGAAATTGCTCCGAAAGCAGCACCTGCTTACTTTGGTCTAGGGGTAGCTCTAAATCAACAAGGTAAGAAGTCTGAGTCAATCGCAGCCATGAAAAAAGCCAGAGACTTGTTTAAAGAGGCAGGTCAAACTCAGCAAGCTGAGCAAATTGACCAGGGATTGAAGGCTTTAGAAAAACAGTAA
- the speB gene encoding agmatinase — MTTVQTSTSVASVVPFLSSDLASTYDATRVGILPIPYEATTYRNGCEKGPDAILEASGQVEYYDEELDWETGKDIGIYTAESIADTRNGRSVSSEEMLQVTRETVSQMIADGKFVIGLGGEHSITTGLVEAYREASPNEPFTVVQIDAHGDLRYEYEGSIHNHACVMRRIVEMGLPAVQIGIRAICKEEADLIKEKNLTVFRAREIATQPDWMERAIASIPTKRVFLTIDRDGIDPTLIPCVGTPEPGGLNWYSLLSFLRQVFQNHEVIGCDVMELAPIVDSVVSEFTAAKLVYKLIGYQAFSQSK; from the coding sequence ATGACTACGGTGCAAACTTCTACTTCTGTTGCTTCGGTTGTACCATTCCTTAGCTCTGATTTAGCTTCTACCTACGATGCCACGCGGGTGGGGATTTTGCCGATTCCTTACGAGGCGACAACGTATCGAAATGGCTGCGAAAAAGGGCCAGATGCGATTCTAGAAGCCTCTGGGCAGGTGGAATATTATGATGAAGAGCTAGATTGGGAAACTGGCAAAGACATTGGAATTTATACGGCTGAATCGATTGCAGATACCCGCAACGGTCGTTCAGTTTCATCTGAGGAAATGCTGCAAGTTACCCGCGAAACGGTATCCCAGATGATAGCTGACGGCAAGTTTGTCATTGGTCTGGGTGGCGAACACAGCATTACGACTGGTCTTGTGGAGGCATACCGAGAAGCCTCCCCCAATGAACCCTTTACGGTCGTGCAAATAGATGCTCATGGCGATTTGCGCTATGAGTACGAAGGCTCGATTCACAACCATGCTTGCGTGATGCGGCGGATTGTGGAGATGGGATTGCCAGCCGTCCAAATCGGTATCCGCGCCATTTGCAAAGAAGAAGCCGATCTGATCAAAGAGAAAAATCTGACGGTGTTTCGGGCCAGAGAAATTGCGACACAACCGGATTGGATGGAAAGAGCGATCGCTAGTATCCCTACCAAACGAGTTTTCCTCACCATTGACCGCGACGGGATTGACCCCACCTTAATACCTTGTGTCGGCACCCCAGAACCCGGTGGATTAAATTGGTACTCCCTACTCTCTTTTTTGCGGCAAGTGTTTCAAAATCACGAGGTGATTGGTTGTGATGTCATGGAATTGGCACCAATTGTAGATTCCGTGGTATCCGAATTTACCGCTGCCAAATTAGTCTATAAACTAATCGGTTATCAGGCGTTCTCCCAAAGCAAATAG
- a CDS encoding geranylgeranyl reductase family protein, whose amino-acid sequence MFDCIIVGAGPAGGTAAYHLAKGGRSVLVLEKDTMPRYKPCGGGVSPAVQEWFDFDFSPAISLKLKSLRYTWKMGDPVEVELETGQPIWMVRRDVFDNFLMQQAQQKGAELRDNTEVTGIEFKSDRWQVNTANGPVEGRYLIAADGAKGPMAKWLGFKERKRRLAGALEAEVPAQNANQQKIHFEFGMVKNGYIWNFPKADGYSIGVGTFIGGEPQDFKKIVAEYAKSFGVEVNQSQQHGHPLCLWDGNQTLHTQNAVLAGEAACVVDPFTAEGIRPSMFSGLKAAQAIDKSLFGDGNALEGYTSAIAEEWGSDMQWAQRLAGVFYRVPGIAYRVGVKRPSATERMGKILCGESRYSEVAESAIKRLSKSMIPGMGG is encoded by the coding sequence ATGTTTGACTGCATTATTGTCGGTGCTGGCCCAGCAGGTGGAACCGCAGCCTATCATCTAGCTAAGGGAGGACGTTCGGTTTTAGTCTTAGAAAAAGACACAATGCCGCGTTACAAACCCTGTGGGGGTGGAGTATCACCGGCGGTACAAGAGTGGTTTGATTTTGATTTTTCTCCAGCGATTTCCTTAAAACTAAAATCACTCCGTTATACCTGGAAAATGGGCGATCCAGTAGAAGTAGAGCTGGAAACAGGACAACCGATTTGGATGGTACGGCGAGACGTTTTCGACAACTTCCTGATGCAGCAGGCGCAGCAAAAAGGCGCAGAACTACGAGACAACACGGAAGTAACAGGGATTGAGTTTAAGAGCGATCGCTGGCAAGTCAACACCGCTAATGGACCCGTGGAAGGTCGCTATCTGATTGCCGCAGACGGAGCCAAAGGGCCAATGGCTAAGTGGCTGGGTTTTAAAGAGCGCAAACGGCGTCTGGCTGGAGCCTTAGAAGCAGAAGTACCCGCCCAAAATGCCAACCAGCAAAAGATTCATTTTGAATTTGGGATGGTCAAAAATGGCTATATTTGGAACTTTCCTAAAGCCGACGGGTATTCTATCGGCGTTGGCACGTTCATCGGCGGTGAACCCCAAGACTTTAAGAAAATTGTGGCTGAGTACGCCAAATCTTTCGGCGTAGAGGTTAATCAGAGCCAGCAACATGGTCATCCCCTTTGTTTGTGGGATGGCAATCAAACCCTGCATACACAAAATGCAGTTTTAGCCGGAGAAGCCGCCTGTGTTGTCGATCCATTTACGGCTGAAGGAATTCGTCCCTCAATGTTTAGCGGCTTGAAAGCAGCCCAAGCGATTGACAAATCCCTCTTTGGGGATGGCAATGCGCTGGAAGGATATACCAGCGCGATCGCCGAAGAATGGGGATCGGATATGCAGTGGGCGCAACGCTTAGCAGGAGTGTTCTACAGAGTTCCTGGGATTGCTTATCGAGTCGGTGTTAAGCGCCCTAGTGCCACTGAGCGCATGGGCAAGATTCTGTGCGGAGAAAGCCGTTACTCTGAAGTGGCAGAGAGCGCTATCAAACGCCTCAGCAAGAGCATGATACCGGGAATGGGTGGATAA
- a CDS encoding thioredoxin family protein, protein MSVMEKTGTPIGSYAPDFELPGSDNQVHHLARYLEKYRAVGVVFMCNHCPYVQSYLGRLIQIQTEFQSQGFTLIGINANDAVQSPEDSFEKMQTLVATHGLNFPYLRDTTQDVARCFGGQTTPEVFLLDNSGILRYSGRIDDNSQDPAAVKVHYLRDAIASLLQGKTAIPTASTKAVGSPIGWRH, encoded by the coding sequence ATGAGTGTAATGGAAAAGACCGGCACTCCTATTGGTAGTTATGCCCCAGATTTTGAATTACCGGGAAGCGATAATCAAGTCCACCACTTGGCTCGGTATTTAGAAAAGTATCGAGCGGTGGGCGTTGTTTTCATGTGCAATCATTGCCCATACGTGCAGTCCTATCTGGGTAGGCTAATTCAGATTCAAACCGAGTTCCAAAGCCAGGGATTTACCCTAATTGGCATCAACGCCAATGATGCTGTCCAGTCGCCTGAAGACAGCTTCGAGAAGATGCAAACTTTGGTAGCAACTCACGGTCTAAATTTTCCTTATCTGCGAGATACCACTCAGGATGTGGCTCGTTGCTTCGGGGGACAGACAACGCCGGAGGTTTTCTTATTAGATAATTCTGGAATACTCCGCTACAGCGGACGGATTGATGATAATTCCCAAGATCCAGCAGCGGTGAAGGTGCATTATTTACGGGATGCGATCGCTTCTTTGCTGCAAGGAAAAACGGCGATTCCGACCGCCTCAACCAAGGCAGTCGGCAGCCCGATCGGGTGGCGTCATTAA
- a CDS encoding NADAR domain-containing protein codes for MTIYFYKADDPYGCFSNFSPHGIYLLGQDWMTVEHYYQAQKFVGTEDEVLIPAIASAKTPMEAATLGRDRTRHIRPDWEQVKTQIMREAVLTKFLTHLEIQSILLSTGDRPIVENSPTDYYWGCGVEKTGQNHLGKILMSVRQEIRQRLGKM; via the coding sequence ATGACGATTTACTTTTATAAAGCTGACGATCCCTACGGATGTTTTTCCAACTTTTCTCCTCATGGAATTTATCTATTGGGTCAAGATTGGATGACGGTGGAGCATTATTATCAAGCACAAAAATTTGTTGGCACCGAGGATGAAGTGTTAATCCCAGCGATCGCTAGCGCGAAAACGCCAATGGAAGCCGCGACACTGGGACGCGATCGCACTCGCCACATCCGTCCGGACTGGGAACAAGTAAAAACCCAAATTATGCGCGAAGCTGTGCTAACCAAGTTTCTGACTCACCTAGAAATTCAATCCATTTTGCTTTCTACCGGCGATCGTCCAATCGTGGAGAATTCTCCCACCGATTATTACTGGGGTTGCGGTGTAGAAAAAACTGGACAAAATCATTTGGGAAAAATTCTGATGAGTGTCCGTCAAGAAATCCGACAACGGTTAGGAAAAATGTAG
- the pyrH gene encoding UMP kinase has protein sequence MGITYRRVLLKLSGEALMGNLGYGIDPIVVQEIAQEVAEVVASGIQIAIVVGGGNIFRGVKAASAGMDRATADYIGMIATVMNAMTLQDSLEQIGVPTRVQTAIAMQEVAEPYIRRRAIRHLEKGRVVIFGAGSGNPFFTTDTTAALRAAEIDANVIFKATKVDGIYDSDPHLNPGARRYQSLTYGHVLTHDLRVMDSTAIALCKENNIPIVVFDLSVRGNIHRAVTGEAVGTIVGGSCEIS, from the coding sequence ATGGGGATAACTTATCGGCGGGTTTTACTAAAGCTGAGCGGTGAAGCTTTAATGGGCAACCTGGGCTATGGAATCGATCCAATTGTGGTTCAGGAAATCGCTCAGGAAGTCGCAGAGGTCGTGGCAAGTGGCATTCAGATAGCAATTGTCGTCGGTGGCGGCAATATCTTTCGCGGTGTCAAGGCAGCTTCGGCGGGCATGGATCGGGCGACAGCCGACTACATCGGGATGATTGCAACGGTGATGAATGCGATGACCTTGCAAGACTCCTTGGAGCAAATCGGAGTACCGACACGAGTGCAAACAGCGATCGCAATGCAGGAAGTGGCAGAGCCTTATATCCGGCGTCGCGCCATTCGCCACTTGGAAAAAGGACGGGTCGTGATTTTTGGGGCTGGATCGGGAAACCCCTTCTTCACCACTGATACGACTGCTGCCTTGCGAGCGGCGGAAATTGATGCGAATGTAATTTTTAAAGCAACCAAAGTAGACGGGATCTATGATTCAGACCCCCATCTCAACCCAGGCGCACGTCGCTATCAAAGCTTGACCTACGGGCACGTCCTCACTCACGATCTGCGGGTGATGGATAGTACCGCGATCGCCCTGTGCAAAGAAAACAACATCCCCATCGTTGTGTTCGACCTCTCGGTGCGGGGCAATATCCACCGCGCCGTTACGGGAGAAGCTGTGGGAACAATTGTAGGAGGATCTTGTGAAATTAGCTGA